The genomic interval ATGAAGTGACGGTGCGTGTGGAGTTGTCAGATGGCAGTAATGGAGCGCCCATCAGCATTGAAAAACTTGCCTGGGATGGACAAGGCTGCTCTATTTCGCAAGCAAGTTTGTCTATTATGTATGATCTTGTGCACGGCAAAAGCCTGGACGAAGCAATGGAACTATTCCGCACTTTCCATAAGCTCATGGAGTCACGTGGTGCGGGGCTCAGCGATGAAAAAGAGATTGAGGCACTCGATGATGCCATTGTTTTTCAAGGTGTATCGAAATATCCAATGCGCATTAAATGCGCCTTGCTGGGCTGGGAAGGCTTAAAAGATTCTGCAGCTCAAGCGTTGACACGTATTGATTCAGGTAAGTAAAAAACAGGGGAGAAAAGATTATGGCTAACGATAACCTCGTTCCACAACCATCTGGCAGCATTCTTGATGCGGTTTCTCGTGTTTTTGATGATACGCAGTTAGCGCACCAAATCGCCCAGAATCCTTCATCAGCAGGTATGCTGGAAGAGTCATATAAGAAAGCTCAGGTCAAGGAGGCCTCTGAGATGAGTGACACACACAATACAGAAGAGTTTGAAGGCGTCACCTTGACATTCCTCGATGAAATCGGCAGAGTAACTGCCAAGGATGTTAAAGAAGCTTTACATCAAGTTACTGATCCAGAACTAGGCGTAGATGTGGTTGATTTAGGCTTGGTTTATGGAATTGAAATTGATGAGCTGGGACGTGCTATTTTGACGATGACATTAACCACTCCAGCATGTCCATTAACCGATTTAATTGAAGATGAATGTGCTGCTGTGCTTGCCGGTTTGGTTGAAGAGTTCCGCGTGGATTGGACCTGGACTCCAGCATGGAATGTAGATATGATTACCGAAGATGGGGCGGCACAACTCGCCGCGTTGGGATTCAATCTCAATAATCTCCCTCGCGCCTATGCCTAAGCTTTTCCGGGCTTTCAGGCTGAACGTTGCTGCGAAAACACCTCAAAGCTGATCGTAGGAATTCGTAGCCTCGCGCTACAATAAAATCTCAACGATGTAGTAAAGACGCTCCTAGTGAGCTTTGGTTCATGGTATTCATGACTGGAGCTAATTGGGAGCGTCTTTTTGAGAGAAAGATTGAGAGATTATGTCGTTGAATTTCACATGGCAACTTCATGGCGATGGTAAGCATATTGCACCAGGTGAGGTTATTGAGCCAGAAGAGCGTTTAACTATTTCACGCACGATGAGTGTGGGTGCTCAGCACGTTATTGCAATGTTCGGTGCAACCTTCCTCGTTCCAATTTTGACTGGTTTTGATCCGTCAACAACGCTATTCTTTACAGCATTATCCACAGCACTGTTTCTGCTTATTAATAACAACAAGCTACCTAGTTATTTAGGTAGCTCGTTTGGTTTTATAGCACCTATTGCAGCAGTAACATCTGCACATAAGGGATTGGGAGTAGCTAGTTTCGGTATTTTATGTACCGGTCTTGCCTTAGCAGCTGTAGGTATTATTGTGCACTATGCTGGATCCGCATGGATTGATAAGGTTATGCCTCCAGTTGTGAATGGCGCTATTGTGGCCATTATTGGTTTCAATTTAGCTCCATCAGCATGGAACAATTTTAAGAGTGCTCCAGATACTGCTTTAGTCACCTTGCTTGCTGTTATGCTTTGTGCTGTTTTATTCAAAGGACTTTTAGGCCGTTTGAATATTCTGGTTGGCGTTTTGATTGGTTATGTATACGCAGTAATTCGTCAGCAAGTTGATTTTAAGCCAGTAGGCGAGGCCGCATGGATTGGTTTGCCTCGCTTCCACGCGCCACAGGCAGATTTCTCTATTCTGCTCATGTTCTTGCCGGTTGTATTAGTCTTGATTGCTGAAAATATTGGACACGTGAAGTCTGTGGCATTGATGACTGGTCGCGATTATGACGCTCAGATTGGACGTTCTTTGTTCGCTGATGGTTTGGGTACAATGTTCGCTGGTATTGGCGGCGGTTCTGGTACAACCACATATGCAGAAAATATTGGTGTAATGGCTGCAACGAAGGTATATTCAACTTTGGCTTACTGGTTTGCTGCTGGATTCGCTTTAATTTTGAGCTTGTGCCCTAAGTTTGGTGCGATTATTAACACCATTCCAACAGGTGTTTTGGGTGGTGTAACTACCTTGCTCTACGGCATGATCGGTATGCTTGGTGTGCGCATCTGGGTAGAAAACAAGGTTGACTTCGGTAAGAATGTAAATATGATGGTGGCTGCAGTTGTGATGATTGTAGGTATTGCAGACTTTACATTTGCTGTTCAGGGCGTTAGCTTCAACGGTATTGCAATTGGCTCTTTCGCAGCGCTGATTGTGTATCACGGTTTGAAGAACCTTGGTAAGCTCACCGGTGCTGTTGTGGATGAAGATGATTATATTGGAGATAATCCAGACACACCATATTCAGTACACGAGAAGTAAAGAATACTGAGAAGGTCGAGGCAATAAGCCTCGACCTTTTTACATTGTGGCGTAAAACGCTACTGCACTTGATGCTGCAACATTCAAACTATCAACACCGTGGCTCATAGGAATTTTCACTGTAAAATCTGTAGCTGCTAATGTATATCTGCTCAGTCCGTCACCTTCAGTACCAAAAATCAAAGCGACTTTTTCAATATGCTGGGGATCTGTCTTATCGCTATGCATACGCGCAGATAGCTCTTGCATACTAATAGAATCATCTGTTAAAGCCATAGCAACCGTTGTGAAACCTAAATCTTTCAACTCTTGGATAGATGGGTTTGGCCAATTTTTACGATTATCTCCACCAATGCGTGTCCACGGCACCTGAAAAACCGTTCCCATCGACACGCGAATAGCACGGCGATACAGCGGATCTAAACATGATGGTGTGGCTAAAACTGCATCAACACCCAAGGCTGCAGCAGAACGCATCAGTGCTCCCACATTAGTAAAATCCACAATGTTTTCCATCACAGCAATGCGACGCGCATCAGCACATACGTCAGCAACGCTAGGCAACGTCCATCGACGCATAGCGCACATAGCGCCACGATGTAGTCGGTAACCCGTCAATTTCTTCAATAACTCTTCGCTAGCCACAAAAACAGGAATATCCTCACCCCATTGAGCGTCTACAAGCTCAAAAGTGGAACGCATACCCTCTAGCCACGCTTCTTCGACAAGGAAAGATAACGGCTCACGATCTGCAGCTAAAGCACGGTCAATAACCTTTGGGCTTTCAGCGATGAAAATGCCCTCATCAGGTTCTAAACGGTTGCGTAACTGAACTTCCGTTAAATTAATGTAGGCGCGTAAACGGTCATCTTCTAAGTTTTGAACATGGATTATCTGCATGGTCTTGATGGTAGCGCGAGGAGGGGAGAGAAAGAAAGCTACAGTGTGCAATGGACATGTAATCAATTTTGAGGACTAATAAACGTCTCATTGAGTAACTTTTGTATATTTGTGCAATAAACCTCAGAGAAGAGACTCTCAGTTTCTGACTCAAGTATAACGAGGTTAACAAAGCTCATGGAGATACAGCAAGACATCGTGTGATTATACCCCGTCAACAAGTTATCGAAAAGGATATTATATGCAGCAAGCATATAAGAAGCTGTGTTATGCAGAAGCTATCTTGACATGTCATAGGTGACGAGATACGGATACTTTGAGCGAATCCATTTTGTGCTCAATCCTCTCATACAATGTCAGCAGTTCTGGCTTGATATCTGTGATGAATGTCGGTTTCGGGTTGCTTGATAAATGCAGATGATTCCAACGAAACTCTGTACAATCAGAGCAGTTATCGGGATGAATTCAGAAATGGTCTGATAGTAAATCCCCTGCAGCACAAACAGTAAACTCGAGTTGGCATAAGCAATAGACAGACACATGAGCGGTGTTGAACCTGCACGTTGAACTCGATACCAGGCTAGCTCTGAGTCAAATGCTTCCTTTGTTCTGATACCCGCCATGAATTCGGAGGCAACTTATCCTTACGCATGGCATGTGCTAGTACCATTAACGAGACTGCGACCACTAGGATGGAGAACACCCAAACCGATTGATATGAGTTGATACATTGAATCTGACCTCTGCGAAGCGAGTGACTGCACTGGCGTTAAGATAATCTTAACATTTTTTCGTTGCGGAAAAGGTATACGCCTAATCTTTTCTACATGCCTTGAGTGGGTAGCATTTGTTTATGAGTGAGAAAGATATTTCTATGGACGCATAGACATAAATAATATTGTCAACGATTGTCGAAGAATTATCAGGGTAGAATGATGTAAGAAGACAGGTGAGAAAAAGAAAAAAGGATACATCCTCGAATGTATCCTCAAAATTGTGTCCGGAGCGGGACTTGAACCCGCACGCCCGTATAAAATGGGCACTAGCACCTCAAGCTAGCGCGTCTACCATTCCGCCACCCGGACAGTGCATTAAGCAACAGTTAGAAAGAATACCACAGTATGTGAGCTTGTGCATATGGGCGTGTCGGCAGTCCTATGAATCAGCTCGGTTGACGCGCAAAACCTAAAAAAATCAACACAAAACACCTTCTGTTATGCATATATGTACACGTGCATATACTTGATGCTGGCTCGGGCGTTACACCTCAAACCAATCTAAAAACTAACGCGAAATAAGTCACAACGGAAGGATGCAATGTCGCCAAAAATTATGGGCAGTGCAATGGTGCTTTGTGCAAGCATTGCTTGGGGCATTTCAGGAGTAAGTGGACAGTACTTGCTGCAACGAGGAATTTCAGTAAGTGTTCTCACTTCCTTGCGCCTTATTATTGCGGGAGCCGTTCTTGTTGCCATTGTGCTTATACGTAATCCACGTAGTATTCGCAAGGCGTGCAGCTCTGCATCATTCATTAAAGATGTGCTCATCTTTAGTATTTTCGGACTTATGGCCAACCAATTTGCGTATCTGCAAGCTATTAAATACACCAACGCGGGAACGGCCACAGTTTTGCAATATTTAACGCCGGTTATTGTGCTCGCCTATACCTGTGTAAAACATAAAATCCCACCGGCTTTGCTCGAAATCCTAGCGGTTATCTTGGCTATAAGTGGGACGTATCTGCTTGCCACGCACGGTCAGATAGATGCACTAGCTATTAATCCTTCTGGACTCTTTTGGGGAATTTTCTCCGCATTCACTTATGCCGCTTATATTATTCTGCCCGTTAAACTCGTACAACAGTGGGGAAGTTTGCTCAGCATCGGCATGTCTATGCTAGTTGGAGGCATTATTTTTTCGCTCGTCACACGCATATGGACTCAACGTTTTATATGGGATGGCCCTATTCTTCTCGGCTATACAGGCATTATTGGTGTGGGAACTATTATTGCCTACACCCTCTTTCTTAAAGGAACAGCATATATTGGTCCAGTTCAAGGAAGTCTATTGGCGTCTGTAGAACCAGTAGCTTCAGTTATTTTTACTGTGGCTCTTTTCCATCTTCATTTTTACCCTGCTGATTTTGTAGGCATGATTATTATTGTGATAGCTGCTTTAATGATTTCGTTGAAAAATTATATTGCGCGCATCTTTACGCACTCTCGGAAGGCTTGATAGCATGACTTTACCTGTTTTCCTTCTTCGTGATATTTCAGATAAAAACGATACTTTTCCTTCAACGCAGGGGCAGCTTTATACTTTGCCATCGTCAGTAGCTCAGCATGCTCTTAAATCTATGAGGATGAACGACGGCGAGCAGTTAGGCATAAGCAATGGATGCGGAAGAATAGCGGTGGCAACAATCGTTGATGCATCTACGGGCAGTGTTCGCATTGATCAGATTGATGAACAGAAAGCACCTGATATTAAATTGGGACTTATTCAAGCCTTAGCTAAATCGGGGCGTGATGAGCAAGCTATTGAAATGGCTACAGAAATTGGTGTGGATAGCATTATGCCATGGCAATCTCAGCGCTCCATTGTGCAATGGAAAGGCAATAAAGCTGCTAAAGCATTAAATAAGTGGGTTGATGTGGTTGTATCGGCAACGCAGCAATCGCGACGAAGTTTTATGCCGAATGTGCTTGAAATGAAAACCACGAAACAGTTGATTCCTTGGGTGAAGGAAACAGTGGAGTGTGGTGATATTGTTCTCGTTTTGCATCAAGATGCCACAGACACGTGGATAGAATGCGAAGAGCATGTGCGTGCTGCTCAATCTCCATGCACTGTATGGGTTGTTGTGGGTCCTGAAGGTGGCATTAGTGATGAAGAAGTGCGCGAGTTCGCAAACGCTGGTGCACACGTGTGCGTTATTGGTCACAATATTTTACGTGCTTCCAGTGCAGGAAGTGTTGCTCTTGCACTTCTGAGTCGAGTTCTTGAGCGTTACGCATAAGACGTATGTTCTTGTGCTGTTTTATGAGCGCGTATTGCTAGAATAATCACAGAAATACTGTATAAGGAGCATATATGGCACACGATAACACTTGCATATTCTGCAAAATTATTGCTGGCGAGATTCCAAGCACAAAAATCATGGAAACAGAACGTACATACGCTTTTGCGGATTTGAATCCTCAAGCAGCAGTGCACGCTCTGGTTGTACCAAAAGATCACTACGCATGTGTATCTGAAGTTGCTAAGGAAGATCCAAGCTTGCTAGCAGAAATTGTTTCCACCGCTCAAGCTATTGCAGATGAGCATTATAACGGTCATTTCCGCCTTATTTTTAATACTGGTGAAAATGCTGGTCAATCTGTTTTCCACTGCCATGCTCACGTATTGACAGGACAAAAGTTAGAAGGAGAATAAAACTTTTGGCACAATCTGGCACGACAACTCGTACTGTTACGATTCCCTCTGAACTCAACCCTGTGAGTGTATGCGGCCCTGAAGATCGTATTCTGAGACTGATAGAAAAAGCATATTCAGAGCTGACCTTTGTAGTTCGTGGAAATACTATTGCTATTGTTTCCAGCTCGGCACGCACAGAAGCTGATGCGCTGGCTGCTCAGGATTTTTTGAACAATATTATTGATACCGCTTATACCAGTCCATTAAGCGTGGATGATGTGGAGCGTTTATTATCCAATAAACTCAGTCAGAAAGCTGATCGTAAAGAACGTAAAATTAAGTCGGCCGCACCACGTTTTACCGATGAACGCCCACATTTTATTGGACGTTCTCATACAGAGTCCGATATGGCGCACTCGGTGTCTGGGATGCGTTCAACGCTGGGAGGAAACCATATT from Alloscardovia omnicolens carries:
- a CDS encoding histidine triad nucleotide-binding protein; the encoded protein is MAHDNTCIFCKIIAGEIPSTKIMETERTYAFADLNPQAAVHALVVPKDHYACVSEVAKEDPSLLAEIVSTAQAIADEHYNGHFRLIFNTGENAGQSVFHCHAHVLTGQKLEGE
- a CDS encoding solute carrier family 23 protein; this translates as MSLNFTWQLHGDGKHIAPGEVIEPEERLTISRTMSVGAQHVIAMFGATFLVPILTGFDPSTTLFFTALSTALFLLINNNKLPSYLGSSFGFIAPIAAVTSAHKGLGVASFGILCTGLALAAVGIIVHYAGSAWIDKVMPPVVNGAIVAIIGFNLAPSAWNNFKSAPDTALVTLLAVMLCAVLFKGLLGRLNILVGVLIGYVYAVIRQQVDFKPVGEAAWIGLPRFHAPQADFSILLMFLPVVLVLIAENIGHVKSVALMTGRDYDAQIGRSLFADGLGTMFAGIGGGSGTTTYAENIGVMAATKVYSTLAYWFAAGFALILSLCPKFGAIINTIPTGVLGGVTTLLYGMIGMLGVRIWVENKVDFGKNVNMMVAAVVMIVGIADFTFAVQGVSFNGIAIGSFAALIVYHGLKNLGKLTGAVVDEDDYIGDNPDTPYSVHEK
- the sufU gene encoding Fe-S cluster assembly sulfur transfer protein SufU, which gives rise to MYDGMSNAELEQMYQEVILEASKAPHGKEHFAADITSSGAENAQSATVTLNAEHEYCVTAQSHQFNPTCGDEVTVRVELSDGSNGAPISIEKLAWDGQGCSISQASLSIMYDLVHGKSLDEAMELFRTFHKLMESRGAGLSDEKEIEALDDAIVFQGVSKYPMRIKCALLGWEGLKDSAAQALTRIDSGK
- a CDS encoding metal-sulfur cluster assembly factor, encoding MANDNLVPQPSGSILDAVSRVFDDTQLAHQIAQNPSSAGMLEESYKKAQVKEASEMSDTHNTEEFEGVTLTFLDEIGRVTAKDVKEALHQVTDPELGVDVVDLGLVYGIEIDELGRAILTMTLTTPACPLTDLIEDECAAVLAGLVEEFRVDWTWTPAWNVDMITEDGAAQLAALGFNLNNLPRAYA
- a CDS encoding 16S rRNA (uracil(1498)-N(3))-methyltransferase — protein: MTLPVFLLRDISDKNDTFPSTQGQLYTLPSSVAQHALKSMRMNDGEQLGISNGCGRIAVATIVDASTGSVRIDQIDEQKAPDIKLGLIQALAKSGRDEQAIEMATEIGVDSIMPWQSQRSIVQWKGNKAAKALNKWVDVVVSATQQSRRSFMPNVLEMKTTKQLIPWVKETVECGDIVLVLHQDATDTWIECEEHVRAAQSPCTVWVVVGPEGGISDEEVREFANAGAHVCVIGHNILRASSAGSVALALLSRVLERYA
- a CDS encoding EamA family transporter; its protein translation is MSPKIMGSAMVLCASIAWGISGVSGQYLLQRGISVSVLTSLRLIIAGAVLVAIVLIRNPRSIRKACSSASFIKDVLIFSIFGLMANQFAYLQAIKYTNAGTATVLQYLTPVIVLAYTCVKHKIPPALLEILAVILAISGTYLLATHGQIDALAINPSGLFWGIFSAFTYAAYIILPVKLVQQWGSLLSIGMSMLVGGIIFSLVTRIWTQRFIWDGPILLGYTGIIGVGTIIAYTLFLKGTAYIGPVQGSLLASVEPVASVIFTVALFHLHFYPADFVGMIIIVIAALMISLKNYIARIFTHSRKA
- a CDS encoding RNA methyltransferase — its product is MQIIHVQNLEDDRLRAYINLTEVQLRNRLEPDEGIFIAESPKVIDRALAADREPLSFLVEEAWLEGMRSTFELVDAQWGEDIPVFVASEELLKKLTGYRLHRGAMCAMRRWTLPSVADVCADARRIAVMENIVDFTNVGALMRSAAALGVDAVLATPSCLDPLYRRAIRVSMGTVFQVPWTRIGGDNRKNWPNPSIQELKDLGFTTVAMALTDDSISMQELSARMHSDKTDPQHIEKVALIFGTEGDGLSRYTLAATDFTVKIPMSHGVDSLNVAASSAVAFYATM